In Dehalococcoidia bacterium, the sequence ATGTTGCACCGCGCCGGAAATGCCGCAGGCGATATAGAGTTTAGGACAAACCGTTTTGCCGGTCTGCCCGATCTGATGCGAATAGCCGACCCAGCCATCATCCACCACAGCCCTGGAGGCTCCCACCGCCGCACCGAGGGCATCGGCGAGTTCCTCAATGAGCTTGAAATTCTCCCCTTTCCCCAACCCTCTGCCGCCGGCAACGATGATTTCGGCATCCTCCACTTTGATCTTCTCCGTGACATCCTCGATGAACTGGAGCACTTTGACCCTTGAGTCGGTTGCCTTGCCATCCAGAGTCATACGAATTACTTCACCAGCTCGACCCGGTGCCGGATTCCCCTTTTTGAAAACATGGGGACGAACGGTGGCCATCTGCGGCCTTTGGGTTCGGCAAACAATGGTAGCCATGATGTTGCCGCCGAAGGTGGGGCGCGTCTGCAAGAGAAGCCCGGTTTCTGGATCGATATCGAGTCCGGTGCAATCGGCGGTGAGCCCGGTCTCCAGCATAGCAGCGACGCGCGGAATGAACGCCCGGCCCAGCGAAGTTGCCCCGGCCAGCAGGATTTGGGGTTTCTGTTCTCGAATCAGATCGACAATACAACGCGCATAGAGATCATCCTGAAACCCGGCCAGAGCAGGATCATCGAAGAGATAGACCTTATCGGCCCCGTACTCGAAAAGCCGGTTCACTCCATCGATGTTGTGGCCCAGGCAGATCGCTGAGACCCCCGTGTTGAGCACCTTTGCGAGCTCCCGGCCTTTGTTCAGGAGTTCATAAACTACGCCCTTGATCTGGCCATCACGCTGCTCGGCGAAGACCCAGACGCCTTTAGAGTCGTCCTTTTCCTGAGCCACAGCCACCGGAACCTCGATAACGATAGCCTCAAAGCTGCAGACATCTTTGCATGCCCCGCAGAGATTGCAGCCATCCCCGATCTGAGCCACGTCCTTGACGACTTTGATGACGCCAAAGGGACAGGCCGGCTCGCAAGACCCGCAGCCGGTGCATTTTTCTATATCAATCCTGATTGACATGGCGCTATACCAGCTTGGCCTCGGCCAGCTTATCCAGAATCCAGTCTACATTGGCCTTCGCATCTCCCCCCAGCATCTCGCTCTGGTGCTCTCGCCGGGGAGAGAAGATTTTGGTGACCCACGTGGGCGATCCCGCTGCACCTACTTTATTTTCCTCGATGCCCAGGTCATGAATCGTCCAAACGGGAATCCGGGCGGATTTGGCCTTCATCTTCCCGCGAACTGAAGGAAGACGCGGAACATTGATCTCCTTGGTAACGCTGACCACGCAGGGAAGAGGTGATTCGACAATCTCATGGCCTTCATCGATCATGCGCCGGGCTTTGATCTTGCCTTCGCCGATTTCCTCGATGGCGCTCACATAGGCCACAAACGGAATGCCCAGCCTCTCGGCGATCTCAGGCCCCACCTGACCGGTATCGCCGTCCATCGTCTGTTTGCCGACGATGACCAGACCGTAATCGCCTATTTTGGAGATGGCTTTTCCGAGCACATAGGAGGTGGCCAGGGTATCCGATCCGGCAAAGGAACGGTCGCTGACGAGAACGGCTTCATCGGCGCCCACTTCGATGGCTTCTCTGAGCGCCACTTCCGCCTGCGGCGGGCCCATCGTCACAACAACGGTCTTCCCGCCAAGCTTCTCCTTCACCCTCACACCTTCTTCGATGGCATAGGTATCGAAGGGATTGATGATGGCTTTGGCCCCTTCGCGGATCAGCGTGTTAGTCTCTTTATTGATCTTGACTTCGGTGCTGCCGGGCACCTGCTTGATGCAGACAACAACGTTCATTCCCTCTTACCCTTCCGCTTGTACACATGGGAGATAATATCATTGCGCAGGACCTGGTTGGTGCCTTCGTATATCTGGATGATCTTGGCATCGCGCATCATCTTTTCCACCGGATAGTCGCGCATGTATCCCGGCCCGCCGAATATCTGCACCGCATCGGTAGTTACCCGCATGGCCATATCGCTGGCGAAAACCTTGGCCATGGCAGCTACCTCACTGGAACCCTTGTCCCCGGCGTCGATGGAACGGGCCACAGCATAAACCAAGGCTCTAGCAGCCTCGACATCGATAGCCATATTGGCCAGCATATGCTGGATAGCCTGAAAAGAGGAAATGGGCTGCCCGAACTGCGTGCGCTGCCGCGCATAGGCAACCGCTTCTTCCAATGCGCCCTGGGCCAATCCCACACCTTGCGCCGCCACACCCGGCCGCGATGCATCGAGCGTTTTGAGGCTGCTAATAAATCCAGTGCCTTCCTTGCCGATTATGTTCTCTTTGGGCACCCGGCAGTTGTGGAATACCAGTTCACGGGTGGAAGAACAGCGGATGCCCATCTTCTTCTCTTTCTTGCCGAAGGTGAAGCCGGGAGTATCCTTCTCCACGATAAATGCACTGGCCCCGCGAGGGCCTTTGCTGGGATTGGTGAGGGCAATAATGATATAGATTTCGGCATCGCCACCGTTGGTTATAAACTGTTTGGTGCCGTTAATCACATAATCGCTACCGTCGGCTACAGCCAGCGTCTTCATCTGGGCGGCATCGCTTCCGGCCGCGGACTCAGTGAGACCGAACGCGGTCAATCGCTTGCCGCTGGCGATCTGGGGGAGATACTTCTTCTTCTGCTCTTCCGTGCCGAATCTGAGTATGGGTATGGTACCCAGCGTGACGGCTGCGTAGCTGATCGATACCCCACAACATCCCCGGCTCAGCTCTTCGATAGCCAGGCACAGATCGAGAGTTCCGCCTCCGAGCCCATCGTATTCCTCGGGAATAACGGCGCGAAAGAGGTCGGCATTGGCGAGCTCTTTGATGATTTCCCATGGGAATTCCTCTTTCTCATCCAGTTCGGCGCGCACCGGGATTATCTTCTGCTCGGTAATCCCCCGGGCGATCTCTTTGATCATTTTCTGCCGTTCGTTGAGGAAATACTCCAAAATGGCACCTCTTCTCTTTATTAGAACCGCTGCAAACCGGCTGTTCTACAACGGCGGAGCCTGTCCGCTTCAGGGAAGGGTCGACCCCTGGGCTGCGCACACGCTAATGGCGTTATTATAACAAATTGCTTCTGGTGCTGCCCATAGTTGATGGAGAATGCGTCGTTTCCAGAATCCGCACGCTGTGATCCGAACTTGTGGAGACCTATCGCCAGTCTAAGATGCCCTCGGTGCGAGTTGACAAAAGATCAGGGGTTTGCTTAAGATGGGTTCAACGCATCAAAAATTGATGTGCGGACCCATACATTCCACCACAGACACATGAAATCGGAGGAGCCGTGAGAAAACTGTCAATCTTTTTGCTGTCATTGCTCACATTAGTGATTGTGTTCGGAGCAGCCTGTGATGAAAACGAAAAGTCGAATGAAACAAATGCACGCATCGTCTACCAAGCTGATCTTTCACAAGTGGACGATCCTGAACAAGCCTTGAAGAATGCGATGCGCGTTATCGAGGAACGGTTGGATACCTACGGAGTGAGTGACCCCGTAATTCGGCAATTGGGTGACGATCGCATTGAGATTCAATTGACTTCCCTTGAAGGTTTGGAAGAGGCTCTCCCACTCATTGGTGAAACGGCGCTGATAACCTTCAAGACATTTGCCCCCTCGGATAAAGGAGACTTTGTTATTGGTCCGAATGCGGAAGGAGAAATTGATTTGGTACCCGTTCCCGCAGGGACGGGAGATTACATCGCCACACCAGTCATCGAAGAAGTAAATGGCCAAACGCTGGAGCTGACCAGTCAGCTTTTTGAAGGGAACGTTGATGTCTGGATACCCCCTATGGGCGGCCCCGAAATGCGTTTCAAATGGACTACTCAGGGAGCCGAACTCTTCTACGAGGTTACCGCCCGCCTTTCTGCACTGCCCATCGGATCGGTGGAAGGGCGGCTGGGAATATTCCTCGGGGATCAATACATCTCTGCCCCGCAAGTGCTGCAACCCATACGGGATGCCGGAGTTATCACGGGAATGAGATTGAAGGACGCCAAAGACCTGGCGAAGCTGCTCAATGCAGGACGTATCCCCATTCCCTTAACGGTGGTAGAACGGAAAGATGTGCCACGCCAATAGGGTATAGCTCCAATCGTGCCCACCCCAACCTACTTCAGGATGGCATTCTCAGTCACCAGCCTGTCGATGGCCCGGTGCATATCAGCCAGAGTGCTATCGTTGCTGACAGAAAAGTCCGCCTGCTCTCCCGCCTGCTGGAGGTGGAAACGGTCCTCTTCAGCCTTGTCCTGAGCCAGAAACTGCTCGTATGTTTTTGGATCCCGCTCTTCGCCCCGGTTGACCATCCGCTCATAGCGCCGATGAGGATCGCTGACGAAAACGTTGATGAGGATAAAATCCTTGCCGAAACTTTCTCGCATGATATTGACATCGGTCAGCGACCGGATGCCGCTGATTCCGGCGATGGGCAACTGATCCCGGCGGATTTGCTCTGCCAGAAGCTTCACGAAGCACCCTTCGCCCATCTGGCGAAAATACCTTTCAGAGATGGCCCCCAGGTTCTCCCTCGTCGGTTCCAGCCCTTCTTTTCGGGCAATCCCTCTGACCACATCGCCTGTGGAGAAAAACAGCACGCCATATTTAGCTTTGAGATGCTTCAAAACCTCGTCCTTTCCCGAACCATTCTGACCCACCGCGCCGATCACTTTCATCTCTCTATCTCCTCAAATGTAGGGTAGAAAATCTCTGACCAACCCCTTGGCCCCCACTCTTGGGGGAAGAGAAGGGGGTTCGGGGGACACCCCCGAACCCCCGATCGCAGTCGAGGTCAGACCCCCGGCGGGAAGTGTCCTTCACCACTCAATCAGAAGTTCGTTGATACGCTCAGGGTATCAACGAACCGATGGGCCAAGCAAAGCCTGAAGAAACCCTTATACCGGATGGAAAGGGCACTCTTCCTTAAGGCATTCCTTGTTGAGATCTGAAAACTCACACTTGGATTCAGGATTGGCAGCCATCACCACACCCAGTTTCTCCTCCAGAAA encodes:
- a CDS encoding electron transfer flavoprotein subunit alpha, which produces MSIRIDIEKCTGCGSCEPACPFGVIKVVKDVAQIGDGCNLCGACKDVCSFEAIVIEVPVAVAQEKDDSKGVWVFAEQRDGQIKGVVYELLNKGRELAKVLNTGVSAICLGHNIDGVNRLFEYGADKVYLFDDPALAGFQDDLYARCIVDLIREQKPQILLAGATSLGRAFIPRVAAMLETGLTADCTGLDIDPETGLLLQTRPTFGGNIMATIVCRTQRPQMATVRPHVFKKGNPAPGRAGEVIRMTLDGKATDSRVKVLQFIEDVTEKIKVEDAEIIVAGGRGLGKGENFKLIEELADALGAAVGASRAVVDDGWVGYSHQIGQTGKTVCPKLYIACGISGAVQHLAGMQTSDIIVAINEDPRAPIFDVATYGIVGDLFEIVPMLTARIRDR
- a CDS encoding electron transfer flavoprotein subunit beta/FixA family protein: MNVVVCIKQVPGSTEVKINKETNTLIREGAKAIINPFDTYAIEEGVRVKEKLGGKTVVVTMGPPQAEVALREAIEVGADEAVLVSDRSFAGSDTLATSYVLGKAISKIGDYGLVIVGKQTMDGDTGQVGPEIAERLGIPFVAYVSAIEEIGEGKIKARRMIDEGHEIVESPLPCVVSVTKEINVPRLPSVRGKMKAKSARIPVWTIHDLGIEENKVGAAGSPTWVTKIFSPRREHQSEMLGGDAKANVDWILDKLAEAKLV
- a CDS encoding acyl-CoA dehydrogenase family protein, producing the protein MEYFLNERQKMIKEIARGITEQKIIPVRAELDEKEEFPWEIIKELANADLFRAVIPEEYDGLGGGTLDLCLAIEELSRGCCGVSISYAAVTLGTIPILRFGTEEQKKKYLPQIASGKRLTAFGLTESAAGSDAAQMKTLAVADGSDYVINGTKQFITNGGDAEIYIIIALTNPSKGPRGASAFIVEKDTPGFTFGKKEKKMGIRCSSTRELVFHNCRVPKENIIGKEGTGFISSLKTLDASRPGVAAQGVGLAQGALEEAVAYARQRTQFGQPISSFQAIQHMLANMAIDVEAARALVYAVARSIDAGDKGSSEVAAMAKVFASDMAMRVTTDAVQIFGGPGYMRDYPVEKMMRDAKIIQIYEGTNQVLRNDIISHVYKRKGKRE
- a CDS encoding AAA family ATPase, translated to MKVIGAVGQNGSGKDEVLKHLKAKYGVLFFSTGDVVRGIARKEGLEPTRENLGAISERYFRQMGEGCFVKLLAEQIRRDQLPIAGISGIRSLTDVNIMRESFGKDFILINVFVSDPHRRYERMVNRGEERDPKTYEQFLAQDKAEEDRFHLQQAGEQADFSVSNDSTLADMHRAIDRLVTENAILK